Part of the Desulfatiglans anilini DSM 4660 genome is shown below.
GAGCGTCGCGATCGGCAGGGCCTCGACGGCGTATCCATCCAGGAAGACCGTCCCCGGCGGCGGGGGCATCAGGCGGGGGATGATCTGAAGCAGGGTGCTTTTCCCCGATCCCACGCGGCCGACGAGGGCCACGGTTTCCCCGGGTTCGATCCGGAGGCGGATCTCCCGGAGGGCCGGCCGGTCCTGGGATGGGTAAGTGAAGGTCAGATTCTCCATGCGGATTTCGCCGCGGAAGGCTTCGACGGCGGCCGGTGCCTTCGGCTCTTCGATCTCCGGCTGTTCGTCCAGGACGCCGTTAATGCGCCGCATCGAGGCCGAACCGCGCTGGATGAGGTTCGTCACCCAGCCCATGGCCATCATCGGCCAGGTGAGGAGGTTCAGGTAGCTCGTGAAGGCGACGAAGTCGCCCGTGGTGATGTCGCCGAGGATGGCCAGCCGGCCGCCAAGCCCGATCACGACGGCGAGGCCGGCGTTGGTGAAAATGGCCATCAGCGGAAAGAAGAGGCCCAGGGTTTTCGCGAGGCGCAGGTTTACGCCGATATACTCCTCGCCCTCCCGCTGCACCCGCTCGTGCGCCCATCGTTCACGGTGATAGGCCTTGAGGACCCGGATGCCCGCAAAGCTTTCCCGCACTCTCTCCGTCACCTCCGAAAAAGAGTGCTGGACGGCATCGAAGCCGGCCGACATGCGCCGGGTGAGGATGCGGGTCAGGACCACGATCAGCGGGGCCGGTATCAAGGAGATGACGGCCAGCTTGACATCGATGGCCAGCATGAAGCCCACTGCGGCCAGGCCCAGCACGAAGCCGTCGGTGAAGGCCACCAGGCCCATCCCTGTAGCCATGCGCACGGCATTGAGATCGTTGATGGCCCGCGCCATGAGATCCCCTGTCCTTGTGCGGTGATAGAAGGCGGGGCTCAGCTGCTGCATCTTGGCGTAGAGGCGCATCCGGAGTTCCCGTTCGACCCTCCGCGAGTGCCCCATGATGAGGAGGCGCCAGACGTACCGGAACAGCCCGATGGCCAGGGCGAGGCCCAAGATCAGGGCCGCCTGCCGCAGGAGGATGATCCCGGTGGCGGTCCGGTGGGTCAGATCGTCGACGGCGCTCCGGATCACGAGCGGGATGAGGAGTTGCAGCGCGTCGACGATCAGCAGGCTCGTCAGCCCCATGGCGATCGCCCACCGGTTTTCGTAAAAGATCGGTTTGAGCGGCGCGAACGGCCGCAGGGCCCTTGAAAGGGTTTGAGGCATAGCGTGCATACCGACGAGATACCCGAGGCGAGCAGAGGCTGTCAACGCTTTCTTTGTGCGGGGGCGTCAGGCGGGACAGCTCCGTTTCGAGCAGTCCATGATCGAGGGCCGAGCGTTCAGCGGGACGGAAAGGATAGGCGGCTGCCGGATGCAAACCGGCTTGTGATTTTGACAGGAGCAGGTATCATGGTGCAGGATCCTACTCTTCAGGATTTTTTGCAGCTCGAGGCAAGTGGGGAAAACCCTTCGGATGTCAGGGAATAAAGAAACGGTGGCCGTTTTGCCGATGCGGCCCTGCGCACGGCCTTTTCAGAGCGACTATGGCGATCAGGACAGGCAGATATCCATTCGACCAGCCCGGCCCAGGCGGCTTGGCCGAGAGATACTCCGTCGACATGGACATCGGGGGGACTTTCACCGACGCGATCTTCTCGAGCAGACGCTCGATGACGTTGATCAAGGTGGATACGACGCGTCATGATTTGAGCGTCTGCTTCAGAAAGGCGCTCGAAAGGGCGCGGGAAACCTTGGGCTTCGAGTCTGTCCGCCAATGTCTTTCGTCTGTCCGGGTGATCCGTCTTTCGACGAGTCTGTCAACCAATCTGATCTTGGAGCGAAAGGGACTCTGTATAGGATTGATCCTGGCGGCGGGATGGAAAGAGGCCTTTCTTGGGAAAGGAATTTTTCCCGACGGTTCAGGGGTGCTTGTGGAGCCGGAGATGGTGATCGAGGTAGGGGCTGAATCCGAAGAATCGGAGGTCCGGGAAGCGGCTTACCGGCTGATTCTGAGGGGTGCCGACATACTGGTCATCAGTCTGGATGGAGGGAAGGAGGGCTTTCTGCAGGCCGAAGAGCGCGCCAGGGCCGTTATCCACCGGTACTACGCCAACCACTTCATCGGATCGATCCCCGTGGTCAGCGGCGGGCAACTGAGCCGGATCCGGGAGTATCTGCCGCGCACCAGCCGGATCGTTTTCAACACCTATGCCCACCATGCGGTCTCAGGACCCTTCCTGGCCATCGAAGACTATCTGCGGGAAAACGGGTATCCGCATCCGCTGCTGCTTGTGCACGCGGATGGAGGTACTTCGCGGGTATCGAAGTCCACGGCGGAGCGGACCATCAGCTCAGGGGCCGCTGCGGGGGTGTTCGGCGCGCTGAGATTCTCCCGGATCTATGGGGTAAAGAATGCCCTCACGGTGGACATCGGGGGGACAAGCACCGAGCTCGGCGTTATCCGGGGCGGCGAGATGGTGTGGTGCGGACGGGGGAGCGAAGCCGATTCTTCGCGAGGGTTGCCCATCGCTGTGACCATCGGGATCGGAGGCGGCTCGGTCGTCCGGTTGGACGACACGGGGCGGGTCCATCTGGGGCCGGGGAGTGTCGGGGCGTTTCCCGGACCTGCCTGCTATGGCCTGGGGGGTGCGGAGCCGACCCTGACGGATGCCTTTCTGATCCTGGGATACTTCGACGAAGGCTATTTCTTGGGTGGAGAAAGACGGTTGAAGCGGACTCTCGCCGAGAAGGTCTTTCAGGAGCGGGTCGCCGGCATATGGGGGGTTTCCTGTGAGGAGGCCGCCTTGCGCGTCAAGGAGGAGGCCGTCGGGCGGATTGCGGAAGAGATTCGGACGGTGATCGCGCGCTTCGGCCTCGATCCGGTGAACACGGCGCTTTTCGCTGTCGGCGGATGCGGCGGGTGCATGGGGTGCGCTTTGTGCGAGGCGGCGGGGCTCCGTGAACTCCGAATTTTCCGGCAGGGATCGGTCTTCGGCGCCTTCGGGACGAGCGGGATGGACGTGTTGCATCGCTATGAGGAAGAGGTGAACCTGGGCCTCGAGCCCTCTGCGGAGAGGGGTTTGGAGGTGTGCGACCGGATCAACGGTGTCGTTTTGGCCCTCCAGCGAAGAGCTTTTCAGGATATGGCGGCCGAGGGCTTCCAGCCGGAAGGAATCCAGTTCGAATCGGCCCTGGAGATCACGGTCGAAGCGATAGGGACCAGGTGGAGCTGTGATTGCCCCACGGCGTTTCTATGGCCGGGGGATTGGAATGCCGTCCGAAAGCGGATCGGGCGGCTTTTTGGCGGGGACGGGGCCGAGGTCGACGGGCGCGGCCTTCGACTCGTGGGGATCGCCCTGACGGCTGTGGCGCGTGTCCCTCATGCGGAGCCCGATGCCCTGGTGCCTTTCGACGAGGCCGGCAGTACCGGCCTCGAAAGGCGGATTTACGGCCAGGGGGGGCATTGGGTCGACGCCCGCGTTCATCGGTGGGATGCGTTGAAGGTCCCCCTGAAGGTCTCGGGTCCCTGCATCCTCGAAAGTCGGGAAACGACCGTGGTCGTTTCCCCGGGATATGAGATGGCGCTCGACAAACGTCGAAATGCGAGGATTTCCCGATCCGATGCGGTGGCGTGTTTCGAGGGAGGGCTGGATGAAGATTTCCATCACTGAATATCTGGACATCGATCTCGAGGCCGAGCAATGGTGCTGCAACCGCTGTGGGCGACTGCTGGGCCAGGCCCGGGACAACTACAAAAAGGGGTGCCTGATCTTCGATCGCGACCCCCGTTCGATTTACCCACCGGTGATCGAGGGGACTTACACGTTTGCGCCGGACCCGGAATGGATCCGGATCGTCGAATTCTACTGCCCGCGCTGCGGCACCATGATCGAAAACGAATTCCTTCCGCCAGGGCATCCCCTGACCTGGGACATCGAAATCGATATCGATGCGTTGAAGCGCCGACACCGCTTTTAGGTTTTTGAAGGATGTCCATCGACCACGAACAGAAACGGGAAGAGATGCGGCCGAATGGCTCGAGGGCTCCCAATACGATCGACGTCGACGTCGGGGGGACCTTCACCGACTGTTTTCTCCAGATGGGGGACCGGCGCGCCTACGGCAAGTCCCCGACGACCCAGTATGATCTTTCGGTGGGGTTTGTGCGGGCCCTTGCGGACGCTGCGAGGCTTCTCGGCCTGAGCCCTGCGGCTGTTTTGCCGAGGACGAACATGATCCGGTACTCCACGACCCTGGCGATGAACAAGCTCATCGAGCGGACAGGGCCGAAGATCGGTCTGATTGCGACGGAGGGGTTCGAGGACGGGATCTTGATCGGCAAAGGGGCCCAATGGGACGACGGCCTTTCGAAGTCCGAGACGCGAAACCTCGCGATGGTTCGAAAGCCGACGCCCATCGTACCGCGGGAACGTATTGCAGGGATCAAGGAGCGGATGGATCACAGGGGGGAAGTGATCCGTCCGCTCGACGAAAAGGATGTGAGACGGAAGGTCCATCATCTGGTGGACCAGGGAGTCCGGGGGATCGTGGTGTGCCTTCTCTGGGCCCATGTGAACGGCGCGCATGAGATCCGGGTCAGGGAGATCATCGAGGAGGAATATCCGGAGGTCACCCTGGGGCGCATACCCGTCATGCTTTCGCACGAGGTCCAACCCAAGAAGGGTGAGTATCAGCGGGCCATGACGGCCATCCTCGACGCCTACCTCCACCCGTCGGTCTCGAGCGATCTGGCCGCTTTCAGGCGGGAGCTGAGGCAGAACGGCTACCGCGGTCCGGTCCTGATGGTCCACAACTCGGGCGGCATGGGCGAGGTGCTGAAGACCACGGCAGTGGATACCTACAACGGCGGCCATATCGCCGGCATCGCCGGGAGCCTGGAGATCGCGAAGCTCTATGGCCTGACGGATGTCGTCACGACCGACATGGGGGGTACGAGTTTCGATGTGGGCGTCATCCACGACGGGCACTGGCACTACACCGAGGTGCGCCCGCTGATCGACCGTTGGATGGTGAACCTCAATATGGTGGACTGCAGGACCATCGGCGCCGGGGGCGGCTCCATCGCCTGGACCAACGAGGCCATGGGAGGGCGGCTGGAGGTGGGGCCGCAGAGCGCCGGCGCGATGCCCGGGCCGGCCTGCTACAACATGGGCGGCGCGGAACCGACGGTGACGGATGCGGACGTGCTCCTCGGCTATATCAACCCGGATTTTTTCCACGGGGGGCGGATCCGGCTGGACGGCGACCTCGCAAGGCAGGCGATTCAGGAGCGCGTCGCAAGGCCTCTCGGGATGGACGCGGTGGAGGGCGCTGCGGCGATGCGCCGGCTCGTGGACGGATTCATGGGAAACAGCCTGTTCAATGAGACCGTGCTGCGGGGGCATGATCCGCGGCGTTTCGTGCTGTTCAGCTTCGGGGGGGCGGGGCCGACCCACTGTTGCGGTTTTGCTGGCGCGAGTTATATCCGTCGGCTGATCGCGTTCCCCTTCTCGCCGGTTTTCTGCGCCTTTTCCGGGTCGCTCATGGACGTGCGGCACA
Proteins encoded:
- a CDS encoding hydantoinase/oxoprolinase family protein, whose translation is MAERYSVDMDIGGTFTDAIFSSRRSMTLIKVDTTRHDLSVCFRKALERARETLGFESVRQCLSSVRVIRLSTSLSTNLILERKGLCIGLILAAGWKEAFLGKGIFPDGSGVLVEPEMVIEVGAESEESEVREAAYRLILRGADILVISLDGGKEGFLQAEERARAVIHRYYANHFIGSIPVVSGGQLSRIREYLPRTSRIVFNTYAHHAVSGPFLAIEDYLRENGYPHPLLLVHADGGTSRVSKSTAERTISSGAAAGVFGALRFSRIYGVKNALTVDIGGTSTELGVIRGGEMVWCGRGSEADSSRGLPIAVTIGIGGGSVVRLDDTGRVHLGPGSVGAFPGPACYGLGGAEPTLTDAFLILGYFDEGYFLGGERRLKRTLAEKVFQERVAGIWGVSCEEAALRVKEEAVGRIAEEIRTVIARFGLDPVNTALFAVGGCGGCMGCALCEAAGLRELRIFRQGSVFGAFGTSGMDVLHRYEEEVNLGLEPSAERGLEVCDRINGVVLALQRRAFQDMAAEGFQPEGIQFESALEITVEAIGTRWSCDCPTAFLWPGDWNAVRKRIGRLFGGDGAEVDGRGLRLVGIALTAVARVPHAEPDALVPFDEAGSTGLERRIYGQGGHWVDARVHRWDALKVPLKVSGPCILESRETTVVVSPGYEMALDKRRNARISRSDAVACFEGGLDEDFHH
- a CDS encoding ABC transporter ATP-binding protein: MTASARLGYLVGMHAMPQTLSRALRPFAPLKPIFYENRWAIAMGLTSLLIVDALQLLIPLVIRSAVDDLTHRTATGIILLRQAALILGLALAIGLFRYVWRLLIMGHSRRVERELRMRLYAKMQQLSPAFYHRTRTGDLMARAINDLNAVRMATGMGLVAFTDGFVLGLAAVGFMLAIDVKLAVISLIPAPLIVVLTRILTRRMSAGFDAVQHSFSEVTERVRESFAGIRVLKAYHRERWAHERVQREGEEYIGVNLRLAKTLGLFFPLMAIFTNAGLAVVIGLGGRLAILGDITTGDFVAFTSYLNLLTWPMMAMGWVTNLIQRGSASMRRINGVLDEQPEIEEPKAPAAVEAFRGEIRMENLTFTYPSQDRPALREIRLRIEPGETVALVGRVGSGKSTLLQIIPRLMPPPPGTVFLDGYAVEALPIATLRRQIAFVTQEPFVFSDTIRNNVLFGRRGLTEEQVLDALAAAGILEEVDQFDRGIDTILGERGITLSGGQRQRLTIARALILDAPILILDDALAMVDTRTEEAILNSLFSMRRGRTNLIVSHRVSTIRRADRILVLDEGRLVEEGDHTSLLRRRGLYAALYEKELLSRSLETEADA
- a CDS encoding acetone carboxylase subunit gamma, with product MKISITEYLDIDLEAEQWCCNRCGRLLGQARDNYKKGCLIFDRDPRSIYPPVIEGTYTFAPDPEWIRIVEFYCPRCGTMIENEFLPPGHPLTWDIEIDIDALKRRHRF
- a CDS encoding hydantoinase/oxoprolinase family protein, producing MSIDHEQKREEMRPNGSRAPNTIDVDVGGTFTDCFLQMGDRRAYGKSPTTQYDLSVGFVRALADAARLLGLSPAAVLPRTNMIRYSTTLAMNKLIERTGPKIGLIATEGFEDGILIGKGAQWDDGLSKSETRNLAMVRKPTPIVPRERIAGIKERMDHRGEVIRPLDEKDVRRKVHHLVDQGVRGIVVCLLWAHVNGAHEIRVREIIEEEYPEVTLGRIPVMLSHEVQPKKGEYQRAMTAILDAYLHPSVSSDLAAFRRELRQNGYRGPVLMVHNSGGMGEVLKTTAVDTYNGGHIAGIAGSLEIAKLYGLTDVVTTDMGGTSFDVGVIHDGHWHYTEVRPLIDRWMVNLNMVDCRTIGAGGGSIAWTNEAMGGRLEVGPQSAGAMPGPACYNMGGAEPTVTDADVLLGYINPDFFHGGRIRLDGDLARQAIQERVARPLGMDAVEGAAAMRRLVDGFMGNSLFNETVLRGHDPRRFVLFSFGGAGPTHCCGFAGASYIRRLIAFPFSPVFCAFSGSLMDVRHIYELSRRLLVVPQGDETPVLDTGRFNRIVNQLVEKAGQDVRAEGLNPENLRFRLELDMKFVKQLHVRRILSPTLRLAGPPDLLALLDVFLDEYRRFFGPAGVYSQGGVSIESFVLHAVYPLERAAFPRLKDDRSVPSRQARKGARLVYWEAEKGFEKTRLYDGEALRSGNVIEGPAVVEARNTTTVLPKGVELFVDGYMNHRIEWLDERASPA